A DNA window from Chelativorans sp. AA-79 contains the following coding sequences:
- a CDS encoding ectoine synthase: protein MIVRDLNEAKNTDRHVFSNGWDSVRLLLKSDGMGFSFHITTIHAGAELPMHYKNHLECVYCVDGTGTIEDCATGEIHGIRPGVVYALDNHDKHILRCDADKPMIMACVFNPPVTGNEVHQDDGSYALEAEQA, encoded by the coding sequence ATGATCGTACGCGACCTGAACGAGGCCAAGAATACCGACCGTCACGTCTTCTCGAATGGCTGGGACAGCGTCCGGCTGCTCCTGAAGTCCGACGGCATGGGTTTCAGCTTCCACATCACCACGATCCATGCGGGTGCGGAACTGCCGATGCACTACAAGAACCACCTGGAGTGCGTCTATTGCGTGGACGGCACCGGGACGATCGAGGACTGCGCCACCGGCGAGATCCACGGGATCCGCCCCGGCGTCGTCTACGCGCTCGACAACCACGACAAGCACATCCTGCGCTGCGACGCGGACAAGCCGATGATCATGGCCTGCGTCTTCAACCCGCCCGTGACGGGCAACGAGGTGCACCAGGACGACGGCTCCTACGCACTGGAGGCCGAGCAGGCGTGA
- a CDS encoding aspartate kinase, whose amino-acid sequence MTGPKEAGAAASRGAPLAARPGHTVEKIGGTSMSRARELIDTILVGERKGEELYRRAFVVSAFGGITDKLLEHKKSGKPGVYALFAQADNEHGWMDALSEVNRAMRDINADMFDHPGDRHAADDFVRERIEGARGCLIDLQRLCSYGHFQLVEHMQTIREMLSALGEAHSANNLALLLRRHGVNARFLDLTGWRDESQPDLQERIETAFAEVDLSRELPIVTGYAQCREGLMREFDRGYSEVTFATIAALTGAREAIIHKEFHLSSADPRLVGQGKVRKIGRTNYDVADQLSNMGMEAIHPKAAKKLRQAGVPLRVANAFEPHDPGTLIDTEPAGTPGVEMITGLPVTSLELFEQDMVGVKGYDAAILDVLTRHRVRIVSKVSNANAIVHYVEAPLKAVRRVERDLAECYPSASITTRRAGMVSVIGRELKGLGVMLKGLTALADAGIEPLATQETGRGVDVQFLVASEEREMAVKILHRAFVETAKPPLRVETRLPLAS is encoded by the coding sequence ATGACAGGACCGAAAGAAGCAGGCGCCGCGGCGAGCCGCGGCGCACCGCTGGCCGCGCGCCCCGGCCACACGGTCGAGAAGATCGGCGGCACATCCATGAGCCGGGCGCGCGAGCTCATCGACACGATCCTGGTCGGAGAACGCAAAGGCGAGGAGCTCTATCGGCGTGCCTTCGTGGTCTCGGCCTTCGGCGGCATCACGGACAAGCTGCTGGAGCACAAGAAGTCCGGCAAGCCCGGCGTCTATGCGCTCTTTGCGCAGGCCGACAACGAGCACGGCTGGATGGATGCGTTGAGCGAGGTGAACCGCGCCATGCGCGACATCAACGCCGACATGTTCGATCATCCGGGCGACAGGCATGCGGCCGACGATTTCGTGCGCGAGCGCATCGAGGGCGCCCGCGGCTGCCTAATCGACCTGCAGCGCCTGTGCTCCTACGGCCATTTTCAGTTGGTCGAGCACATGCAGACCATCCGTGAGATGCTCTCGGCCTTGGGCGAAGCCCATTCCGCGAACAATCTCGCGCTGCTCCTGCGCCGCCACGGCGTGAATGCCCGCTTCCTCGACCTCACCGGGTGGCGCGACGAAAGCCAGCCGGATCTGCAGGAACGCATCGAAACGGCTTTCGCCGAGGTGGACCTTTCGCGCGAGCTGCCCATCGTCACCGGCTACGCCCAGTGCCGGGAGGGATTGATGCGCGAGTTCGATCGCGGCTATTCGGAGGTCACCTTCGCCACCATCGCAGCGCTCACGGGCGCGCGAGAGGCGATCATCCACAAAGAATTCCACCTCTCGAGCGCCGATCCGCGCCTCGTGGGCCAAGGAAAGGTGCGCAAGATCGGACGCACCAACTACGACGTGGCCGACCAGCTCTCCAATATGGGCATGGAGGCGATCCACCCGAAAGCGGCCAAGAAGCTGCGCCAGGCGGGTGTGCCGCTGCGCGTCGCCAACGCCTTCGAGCCGCACGACCCGGGCACGCTGATCGATACCGAGCCCGCAGGCACTCCAGGCGTCGAGATGATCACCGGCCTGCCCGTCACCAGCCTTGAGCTGTTCGAGCAGGACATGGTGGGTGTGAAGGGCTATGATGCGGCCATCCTGGACGTGCTCACACGCCATCGCGTCCGGATCGTCTCCAAGGTCTCCAACGCCAACGCCATCGTCCATTATGTGGAGGCGCCGCTGAAGGCGGTCCGGCGCGTGGAGAGGGATCTTGCCGAATGTTACCCCTCCGCCAGCATCACCACGCGCCGCGCCGGCATGGTGTCCGTCATCGGCCGCGAGCTCAAGGGGCTCGGGGTTATGCTGAAGGGCCTCACGGCGCTCGCCGATGCCGGCATCGAGCCTCTGGCGACG
- the ectA gene encoding diaminobutyrate acetyltransferase gives MSSSNIQLVRKRSNEIAFRTPRTEDGADVWRLIKSCEPLDENSLYCNLLQCDHFGDTCVAAERDGAIVGWISAYLMPDDPQTLFVWQVAVDESAQGQGVAKKMLRELMKRDACAQVRRLKTTITSDNAASWALFRSFARGQGAELASEPYFRKNEHFDGEHATEHMVTIVLPEEARSAA, from the coding sequence ATGTCTAGCAGCAATATTCAACTTGTCCGAAAACGATCGAATGAAATTGCCTTCCGCACGCCCCGCACGGAAGACGGCGCGGACGTCTGGCGCCTGATCAAGTCCTGCGAGCCCCTCGACGAGAATTCCCTCTACTGCAACCTGCTCCAGTGCGACCATTTCGGCGACACATGCGTGGCCGCCGAGCGCGATGGCGCCATTGTCGGCTGGATTTCCGCCTATCTCATGCCCGACGACCCGCAGACCCTGTTCGTCTGGCAGGTCGCGGTCGACGAGAGCGCCCAGGGTCAGGGCGTCGCGAAGAAGATGCTTCGCGAACTCATGAAACGAGATGCCTGTGCGCAGGTGCGCCGGCTCAAGACCACCATCACCTCGGACAACGCGGCGAGCTGGGCATTGTTCAGATCCTTCGCACGCGGCCAGGGCGCGGAGCTCGCGAGCGAGCCCTATTTCCGCAAGAACGAGCATTTCGACGGCGAGCACGCCACCGAGCACATGGTGACCATCGTGCTCCCAGAGGAGGCGCGGAGCGCGGCCTGA
- a CDS encoding 4-hydroxythreonine-4-phosphate dehydrogenase PdxA, with amino-acid sequence MGDPAGISPELTARLLALPELRGLCHFITIGDRRVLDEGAEIAGVSLDLETCRPADIPTAPSERPVFVDLEHLDPEEVRKGEASLAGGTFAIENFRTALLLAKEGRVDGVCFTPFNKKAMRYAYPGYDDEIRFVSDVLGYEGRMREFNVLDRIWNARVTSHIPLGAVAGSITQEAILAELELTADCLRQAGIEAPRIAVAGLNPHAGDGGSFGMEEIDIIEPAVRQAQERGLLADGPFPADTVFLRALKEGFHAVLTMYHDQGQIAMKVMGFDKGVTMIGGLPFPLCTPAHGTAYDIAGRGIADIGASREAVLLAVRMASSRSLKRAAE; translated from the coding sequence ATGGGCGATCCGGCCGGCATCAGCCCGGAATTGACGGCGCGCCTTCTGGCGCTGCCCGAACTTCGAGGCCTCTGTCATTTCATTACCATTGGCGACCGGCGCGTCCTGGATGAGGGCGCCGAGATCGCCGGCGTGTCGCTCGACCTCGAAACTTGCAGGCCCGCCGACATCCCGACCGCGCCTTCCGAGAGGCCGGTTTTCGTGGATCTCGAGCATTTGGACCCGGAGGAAGTGCGAAAAGGCGAGGCGAGCCTTGCCGGGGGCACATTCGCGATCGAGAACTTCCGGACCGCCTTGCTGCTTGCCAAGGAAGGGCGGGTCGACGGGGTCTGCTTCACGCCCTTCAACAAGAAGGCCATGCGCTACGCCTATCCCGGCTATGACGATGAAATCCGCTTCGTTTCGGATGTGCTGGGCTACGAGGGCCGGATGCGCGAGTTCAATGTGCTCGACCGCATCTGGAACGCCCGCGTGACCTCTCACATCCCGCTGGGCGCGGTGGCCGGAAGCATCACGCAGGAGGCGATCCTGGCCGAACTCGAATTGACCGCGGACTGTCTCCGGCAGGCCGGCATCGAGGCGCCGAGGATCGCGGTGGCGGGTCTCAACCCTCACGCCGGCGACGGCGGCAGCTTCGGCATGGAAGAGATCGACATCATCGAACCGGCGGTGCGGCAGGCGCAGGAGCGCGGGCTCCTCGCCGATGGCCCGTTCCCTGCCGACACGGTGTTCCTCCGTGCGTTGAAGGAAGGGTTTCACGCGGTGCTGACCATGTATCACGACCAGGGCCAGATCGCGATGAAGGTGATGGGTTTCGACAAGGGCGTGACGATGATCGGCGGGCTGCCGTTCCCGCTCTGCACGCCGGCCCATGGCACTGCCTACGATATCGCGGGCCGCGGCATCGCGGATATCGGCGCCTCGCGGGAGGCCGTTCTTCTGGCCGTTCGCATGGCGAGCAGCCGCTCGCTGAAGCGTGCGGCCGAATAG
- the thpD gene encoding ectoine hydroxylase: MSAITETLERGQDPYPSRLPEERWLPRQDKTVWSQWRPDAPLTAQQADQFDRDGFIVLENLFSEEEVKALMAESAALRGGERDLEEGSVITEPNSEEVRTVFKLPEQSPLFNRLARDRRIAGITSFLLGDDVYIHQSRLNYKPGFNGKEFYWHSDFETWHAEDGMPRMRAVSASLLLTDNDALNGALMLMPGSHKHFIACAGETPEDNHKNSLKKQEVGVPSHDALTKLAAEHGITAATGKAGTLVLFDCNTMHGSNGNITPFSRSNAFFVFNAMSNQLVEPFGAKKPRPDFLAQRGEAKALDIASGKLV; the protein is encoded by the coding sequence ATGTCTGCAATCACCGAGACCCTCGAGCGAGGACAGGACCCCTATCCGAGCCGCCTGCCCGAGGAGCGCTGGCTGCCGCGCCAGGACAAGACCGTGTGGAGCCAGTGGCGCCCCGACGCGCCGCTGACGGCGCAGCAGGCCGACCAGTTCGACCGTGACGGCTTCATCGTGCTCGAGAACCTCTTCTCCGAGGAGGAGGTGAAGGCGCTTATGGCCGAGTCGGCGGCGCTGCGCGGCGGCGAGCGCGACCTGGAGGAAGGCAGCGTCATCACCGAGCCCAACTCGGAGGAAGTGCGCACCGTCTTCAAGCTGCCGGAGCAGAGCCCGCTTTTCAACCGGCTCGCGCGCGACCGCCGCATCGCCGGCATCACCAGCTTCCTGCTGGGCGACGATGTCTACATCCACCAGTCGCGCCTCAACTACAAGCCGGGCTTCAACGGCAAGGAGTTCTACTGGCACTCCGATTTCGAGACCTGGCACGCCGAGGACGGCATGCCGCGCATGCGCGCCGTCTCCGCCTCGCTGCTCCTGACCGACAACGACGCGCTCAACGGCGCACTGATGCTGATGCCGGGCTCGCACAAGCACTTCATCGCCTGTGCCGGCGAGACGCCCGAGGACAACCACAAGAACTCGCTCAAGAAGCAGGAAGTCGGCGTGCCGTCGCATGACGCGCTGACGAAGCTTGCCGCCGAGCACGGGATCACCGCAGCCACCGGCAAGGCGGGCACGCTCGTGCTGTTCGACTGCAACACGATGCACGGCTCCAACGGCAATATCACCCCGTTCTCCCGTTCGAACGCCTTCTTCGTGTTCAACGCCATGTCGAACCAGTTGGTCGAGCCGTTCGGCGCCAAGAAGCCGCGGCCCGACTTCCTGGCCCAGCGGGGCGAGGCGAAGGCGCTCGATATCGCATCCGGCAAGCTGGTCTGA
- a CDS encoding tripartite tricarboxylate transporter TctB family protein, producing the protein MSNGNGRQLSRYAMEIATAIATGLIGSAVCYGSIEIGIGWSETGPGSGFFPFCVGVLIVAGSLWTLGRTVLANPHGDETFLNWERAKPVLGFFLPLVGFLVVSLLLGLYVGALLYIAAAMIWQGGYRPWRALLSGLAVAVFFYFVFEIGFQVPLLKGPVENWLGIY; encoded by the coding sequence ATGTCGAACGGGAACGGCAGACAACTCTCGCGTTACGCGATGGAGATCGCGACCGCCATAGCGACGGGTCTGATCGGGAGCGCCGTCTGCTATGGTTCGATCGAGATCGGGATCGGCTGGAGCGAAACGGGGCCCGGCTCCGGCTTTTTCCCGTTCTGCGTCGGCGTCCTCATCGTCGCCGGCAGTCTCTGGACGCTGGGCCGCACTGTCCTGGCGAACCCGCACGGCGACGAGACTTTCCTCAACTGGGAGCGGGCGAAGCCGGTGCTCGGCTTCTTCCTGCCGCTGGTCGGCTTCCTCGTCGTTTCGCTGCTGCTCGGACTCTATGTCGGCGCCTTGCTCTATATTGCCGCAGCCATGATCTGGCAGGGCGGATATCGGCCCTGGCGTGCGCTGTTGTCCGGCCTGGCGGTCGCGGTTTTCTTCTACTTCGTCTTCGAGATCGGCTTTCAGGTTCCGCTGCTCAAGGGGCCGGTCGAAAACTGGCTCGGCATCTACTGA
- a CDS encoding pyrroloquinoline quinone-dependent dehydrogenase, giving the protein MISIRSFCCGLLLTSAIGLATANADDTWATFNGDLKAQKYSTAEQITPENAGRLKKAWEVHTGDMSNGSGDVPMSVWSATPLFVNDTVYVGTPFYRILAIEPDTGKVKWTYDSKAVLKALTQPDLKNRGVAYWEAESPLPGQSCQKRIYIGTMDAKLHAVDADTGTPCADFGKDGVLDINAWNTTNNKWPLSILQPPTVYKDKLFIGWAGKDWVESEAPPGTIFAVDARTGKLEWTFDSIPREMRAKTGTANVWASMSIDPDRNILYLPISSPSPNFYGGNRLDPIPLATSVTALDTETGQVIWSRQLVHHDIWDLDTNAPPTLVDIEKDGRLIPALVQTSKQGFLYVLNRYTGEPVYPIEERPVPVSDVEGEVAAKTQPFVDRPQPLVRPEWPGVFWLADALSFGYCSRKAKELRYDGHFTPPSLKGTLVYPPTTGGVEWGGGAVDPESQTFVVNHSHVVQIYQLVRRDDYNKDTSDGADKSGGFFPMRDSPYGFRLSNFLNPLGMPCWNPPYGELSAYDLKTGDLLWQKPLGAVQKWGFYMPDSWGSVTIGAPVVTKGGVVFIGASMDSKVRAMDMKTGDVLWKAQVDAPAVAMPAVYTYKGKQYVVFVAGGNSILTPRVGDQVIAFTLPDGN; this is encoded by the coding sequence ATGATATCCATCCGTTCCTTCTGCTGCGGCTTGCTCCTGACGAGTGCGATCGGTCTTGCGACGGCAAATGCCGACGATACCTGGGCAACGTTCAATGGCGACCTCAAAGCGCAAAAATATTCAACGGCGGAGCAGATCACGCCGGAGAATGCAGGGCGATTGAAAAAGGCCTGGGAGGTCCATACGGGCGACATGTCGAACGGCAGCGGCGACGTGCCGATGTCGGTGTGGTCGGCGACACCCCTGTTCGTGAACGATACGGTCTATGTCGGCACGCCCTTCTACAGGATCCTCGCCATCGAACCCGATACGGGCAAGGTGAAGTGGACTTATGACAGCAAAGCCGTCCTGAAGGCGCTCACCCAACCCGATCTCAAGAATCGCGGCGTCGCCTACTGGGAGGCGGAAAGCCCGCTGCCGGGCCAGAGCTGCCAGAAACGCATCTATATCGGCACCATGGATGCGAAGCTTCACGCGGTCGACGCCGATACCGGCACGCCCTGCGCGGATTTCGGGAAAGACGGCGTCCTCGACATCAACGCCTGGAACACCACCAACAACAAATGGCCGCTCTCCATCCTCCAGCCGCCGACCGTCTACAAGGACAAGCTCTTCATCGGCTGGGCGGGCAAGGACTGGGTGGAAAGCGAAGCACCGCCCGGGACCATCTTTGCTGTCGACGCCAGGACCGGCAAGCTCGAATGGACCTTCGATTCCATTCCGCGGGAGATGCGGGCCAAGACAGGCACGGCCAATGTCTGGGCCAGCATGTCCATCGATCCGGACCGCAACATACTGTATCTCCCGATCAGTTCCCCGAGCCCGAATTTCTACGGCGGCAACCGCCTCGACCCCATACCGCTCGCCACCTCGGTGACGGCGCTGGACACGGAGACCGGGCAGGTCATCTGGAGCCGGCAATTGGTGCACCACGATATCTGGGACCTGGACACCAACGCGCCGCCTACGCTGGTCGACATTGAAAAGGACGGGCGGCTCATCCCCGCTCTCGTGCAGACCTCGAAGCAGGGCTTCCTCTACGTGCTGAACCGCTATACCGGCGAGCCGGTCTATCCGATCGAGGAGCGTCCGGTCCCGGTCTCCGACGTGGAGGGCGAGGTGGCGGCCAAGACGCAGCCCTTCGTCGACCGGCCGCAGCCGTTGGTTCGCCCCGAATGGCCGGGCGTGTTCTGGCTCGCCGATGCGCTGAGCTTCGGCTATTGCAGCCGCAAGGCGAAGGAACTCCGCTATGACGGCCACTTCACGCCGCCGAGCCTGAAAGGCACGCTTGTCTACCCCCCGACGACCGGCGGCGTGGAATGGGGCGGCGGCGCGGTGGATCCGGAAAGCCAGACTTTCGTGGTCAATCACTCCCATGTGGTGCAAATCTACCAGCTGGTCCGCCGAGACGACTACAACAAGGATACCAGCGACGGTGCGGACAAGAGCGGCGGCTTTTTCCCCATGCGGGACAGCCCCTATGGCTTCCGCCTTTCGAACTTTCTCAATCCGCTCGGCATGCCCTGCTGGAACCCGCCATACGGCGAGCTTTCCGCCTATGACCTGAAGACGGGCGACCTCTTGTGGCAGAAGCCGCTGGGTGCGGTCCAGAAATGGGGCTTCTACATGCCCGATTCCTGGGGCTCGGTGACGATCGGTGCGCCCGTCGTGACCAAGGGCGGGGTCGTCTTCATCGGCGCTTCCATGGACTCCAAGGTCCGCGCGATGGACATGAAGACGGGAGATGTTCTGTGGAAGGCGCAGGTCGATGCGCCGGCGGTGGCAATGCCCGCAGTCTACACCTACAAGGGCAAGCAATATGTCGTCTTCGTCGCCGGCGGCAACTCCATCCTGACGCCGCGCGTCGGCGACCAGGTGATCGCCTTCACCCTGCCGGACGGAAACTGA
- the ectB gene encoding diaminobutyrate--2-oxoglutarate transaminase: MTTVPTDEKAIFERRESAARSYCRSFPVVFEKAQGAVLTGSDGRDYIDFLAGCSSLNYGHNDPDMKAALVDYIAGDGVAHGLDMHTGAKARFLEAFERIILQPRRMDHRVMFMGPTGANAVEAALKLARKVTGRSNVIAFTNGFHGVTLGALAATGNGYHRAGAGLPLSGVTRMPFEGAMGDLDTADLLNRMLAEPSSGIEPPAAVILETVQGEGGLNAASREWVRRIAEIARNHGALLIVDDIQAGCGRTGHFFSFEEMGIEPDIVTMAKSLSGFGLPFAALLVKQEYDVFGPAEHNGTFRGNNHAFVTARVALEKFWADSTLQEVVIRRGAYLKSRLEKIAGQLPGTRLKGRGMMLGIDVGSGELAERICARCFEDGLVIETSGAHDEVVKVLAPLTIDEETFARGLDILERAVSEIAQSTKIAAE, translated from the coding sequence ATGACCACCGTACCAACGGACGAGAAAGCCATCTTTGAACGGCGCGAGTCGGCGGCGCGCAGCTACTGCCGCAGCTTTCCGGTCGTCTTCGAGAAGGCGCAAGGCGCCGTGCTGACCGGGAGCGACGGCCGCGACTATATCGATTTCCTGGCCGGCTGTTCCTCTCTGAACTACGGCCACAACGATCCCGACATGAAGGCGGCGCTCGTCGACTATATCGCCGGAGACGGCGTGGCGCACGGGCTGGATATGCACACCGGCGCCAAGGCCCGCTTCCTCGAAGCCTTCGAGCGCATCATCCTGCAGCCGCGCCGGATGGACCATCGCGTCATGTTCATGGGGCCGACAGGGGCGAACGCCGTGGAGGCGGCCTTGAAGCTCGCCCGCAAGGTGACCGGGCGGAGCAATGTGATAGCCTTCACCAACGGCTTTCATGGCGTCACCCTCGGCGCGCTCGCCGCGACCGGCAACGGCTATCACCGCGCCGGTGCCGGCCTGCCGCTTTCGGGCGTGACCCGCATGCCTTTCGAAGGGGCGATGGGCGACCTCGACACCGCCGACCTCCTGAACCGCATGCTCGCGGAACCCTCGAGCGGTATCGAGCCGCCAGCAGCCGTCATCCTGGAGACCGTACAGGGCGAAGGCGGCCTCAACGCCGCCTCGCGCGAGTGGGTACGCCGCATCGCCGAGATCGCGCGCAACCATGGCGCACTGCTGATCGTCGACGACATCCAGGCCGGCTGCGGCCGCACGGGCCATTTCTTCTCCTTCGAGGAGATGGGGATCGAGCCGGACATCGTGACCATGGCGAAATCACTCTCGGGCTTCGGCCTGCCGTTCGCCGCGCTGCTGGTGAAGCAGGAATATGACGTTTTCGGACCGGCCGAGCACAACGGCACGTTCCGCGGCAACAATCACGCCTTCGTCACAGCGCGCGTGGCGCTTGAAAAATTCTGGGCCGACAGCACGCTCCAGGAAGTGGTGATCCGGCGCGGAGCCTATCTCAAGTCGCGCCTGGAAAAGATCGCCGGCCAGCTTCCCGGCACCCGCCTCAAGGGGCGCGGCATGATGCTGGGCATCGATGTCGGTTCCGGCGAACTTGCGGAACGGATCTGCGCGCGCTGCTTCGAGGACGGCCTCGTCATCGAGACGTCAGGCGCGCATGACGAAGTGGTGAAGGTGCTGGCGCCGCTCACCATCGACGAGGAGACCTTCGCCCGGGGCCTGGACATCCTGGAGCGGGCCGTGAGCGAGATCGCCCAATCCACCAAGATCGCAGCGGAGTGA
- a CDS encoding tripartite tricarboxylate transporter substrate binding protein, with protein MRLVSALALTLAVSAPALAFEPSRPVEFVVTSGAGGGTDTFARTVQSIITKHELMDSSIVVTNKGGGSGAEGYVYATGYRGDPHKLIFGTNNEYLLPSVAKVPYKAEDLVPVAAMALDEFLIWVNGESEFDDAAAFIAAAKATPNAVTFGGSQSKDTDQILVSMLGDVVGAQFRYIPFKGGGAAATQLAGGHIDANVNNPNENRGQWEAGMVKPLCVFRPERFPESQPIHDGKGWHDIPTCKEAGIDLENYRMPRTVWLPAGVDEEVVAYYRDLLQKVSQTPEWADYLAKTSQSGDFMTGEQFDGYVQKDAASVKKVLEREGWLIQ; from the coding sequence ATGAGACTTGTTTCTGCACTGGCCCTGACCCTCGCGGTGAGCGCTCCCGCGCTTGCCTTCGAGCCGAGCAGGCCGGTCGAGTTCGTCGTCACGTCCGGTGCGGGCGGCGGCACGGACACTTTCGCCAGGACCGTGCAGTCCATCATCACCAAGCACGAACTGATGGATTCTTCCATCGTCGTGACGAACAAGGGCGGAGGCAGCGGCGCGGAGGGCTATGTTTATGCCACCGGCTACCGCGGAGACCCGCACAAGCTGATCTTCGGCACCAACAACGAATATCTGCTGCCGAGCGTGGCAAAGGTGCCCTACAAGGCCGAGGACCTCGTCCCCGTGGCGGCCATGGCGCTCGACGAATTCCTGATATGGGTGAACGGGGAATCGGAATTTGATGATGCGGCAGCCTTCATAGCGGCCGCCAAGGCGACACCGAACGCCGTCACCTTCGGCGGCAGCCAGTCGAAGGATACCGATCAGATCCTCGTCTCCATGCTCGGCGACGTGGTGGGCGCCCAGTTCCGCTACATCCCCTTCAAGGGTGGCGGCGCGGCCGCGACGCAACTGGCGGGCGGCCACATCGATGCCAATGTCAACAACCCGAACGAGAACCGCGGGCAATGGGAGGCGGGCATGGTGAAGCCGCTCTGCGTCTTCCGCCCCGAACGCTTCCCCGAGAGCCAGCCCATCCACGATGGAAAAGGCTGGCACGATATCCCGACCTGCAAGGAGGCCGGCATCGATCTCGAGAACTACCGGATGCCCCGCACGGTATGGCTGCCCGCCGGAGTGGATGAAGAGGTCGTTGCCTACTATCGCGATCTCCTCCAGAAGGTCAGCCAGACGCCGGAATGGGCGGACTATCTGGCCAAGACCTCGCAATCCGGCGACTTCATGACGGGCGAGCAGTTCGACGGCTATGTCCAGAAGGACGCCGCAAGCGTGAAGAAGGTGCTCGAGCGCGAAGGCTGGCTCATTCAGTGA
- a CDS encoding MarR family transcriptional regulator: MENRTQTSLIALRRILRATELNARILARATGLTTPQLIVLEIVAAAGRATPKDIAGTAGVGQATATALVDKLEARGLVTRTRGERDRRIVWVAATEAGKQMLEAAPDPLQRIFSEQFEALPDWEQAMIIAALEKVGAMLNAGTIDASPLLDVGAVDRK; this comes from the coding sequence ATGGAAAACCGTACCCAGACAAGTCTCATCGCACTCCGACGCATTCTGCGGGCGACGGAGCTCAACGCCCGCATTCTGGCCCGTGCCACGGGTCTGACCACACCGCAGCTCATTGTCCTTGAGATCGTTGCGGCGGCAGGCCGCGCAACGCCGAAGGACATTGCCGGCACGGCCGGCGTGGGACAGGCCACGGCCACCGCGCTGGTGGACAAGCTGGAGGCGAGGGGTCTCGTCACCCGCACGCGCGGTGAGCGAGACCGCCGCATCGTCTGGGTAGCGGCGACCGAGGCGGGCAAGCAGATGCTGGAGGCTGCGCCGGACCCTCTGCAGCGCATATTCTCGGAGCAGTTCGAAGCGCTGCCCGATTGGGAGCAGGCCATGATCATCGCGGCGCTGGAAAAGGTCGGGGCCATGCTCAATGCGGGCACCATCGACGCCTCGCCGCTCCTCGATGTCGGCGCGGTGGATCGCAAATAG
- a CDS encoding GntR family transcriptional regulator — MLERTSGRGAIERQSLHREIVNRLRDMIIEGELRPGERLYETQLGEALGVSRTPLREALKSLASEGLVELVPSRGAVVRKFTPKDVKDMLVLIRSMEELAARLACAAASDEQIAQLRALHNQMTAHYRAGERMEYYKLNQQIHSSIVALADNPHLAAFHEILQARLKRVRFIGHEGPQKWAAAMAEHDEIMAALEARDADRLAGALGRHLDNAWHRVEQSV, encoded by the coding sequence ATGCTCGAAAGGACCTCAGGCCGCGGTGCCATCGAGCGTCAGTCTCTTCACAGGGAGATCGTCAATCGCCTGCGCGACATGATCATCGAGGGCGAGTTGCGGCCCGGCGAGCGCCTCTACGAAACTCAATTGGGCGAGGCGCTGGGGGTTTCCCGCACGCCGCTGCGCGAGGCTTTGAAATCGCTTGCCAGCGAGGGGTTGGTGGAGCTCGTTCCAAGCCGCGGCGCGGTGGTGCGGAAATTCACGCCCAAGGACGTGAAGGACATGCTGGTCCTTATTCGCTCGATGGAGGAACTGGCCGCACGGCTCGCCTGCGCGGCAGCGAGTGACGAGCAGATTGCACAGCTCCGCGCTCTGCACAATCAGATGACCGCCCATTACCGGGCGGGAGAGCGCATGGAATATTACAAGCTCAACCAGCAGATCCACAGCTCGATCGTCGCTCTCGCCGACAACCCCCACCTCGCCGCCTTCCATGAGATTCTGCAGGCGCGGCTGAAGCGCGTGCGCTTCATCGGCCACGAGGGGCCGCAGAAGTGGGCTGCCGCCATGGCCGAACACGACGAGATCATGGCCGCGCTCGAAGCGCGCGACGCCGATCGCCTCGCGGGGGCGCTGGGACGCCATCTCGATAATGCCTGGCATCGCGTCGAGCAATCCGTCTAG